The proteins below come from a single Roseiflexus sp. RS-1 genomic window:
- a CDS encoding serine hydrolase domain-containing protein — protein sequence MIPDTHPADNLLRPFDGNVPGISVLLLVDGNAVYARSLGMADLERSAAVTIATNFRLASLTKQFTAVAILRLAAHGALTLDMPIASFFERPPAFWRQISIHHLLTHTSGLVDYEELIEPDVATQLCDRDVLDLVQRVERSYAAPGAAFRYSNTGYCLLALIIERVAAQPFAAFLQEQVFTPAGMHFSAVYQGEGSVIPRRAWGYSLHDGVFVRTDQNQTSATQGDGGVYSSIIDLERWDAALASDTLLPETWRTAMFTPHVATPSGDHYGYGWFLTNIRSERAACHTGETIGFRTAMVRLLDRRCTAIVLANRSEAEPLPIAWALVEAAQ from the coding sequence ATGATACCAGACACGCACCCTGCCGACAACCTGTTGCGTCCGTTCGATGGGAATGTTCCCGGTATAAGCGTACTACTGCTGGTCGATGGCAATGCCGTCTATGCCCGCTCGCTGGGAATGGCGGACCTGGAGCGCAGTGCGGCAGTCACCATTGCCACAAACTTTCGCCTGGCATCGTTGACGAAGCAGTTCACGGCGGTTGCTATCCTGCGGTTGGCAGCGCATGGCGCGCTCACGCTCGATATGCCGATAGCATCCTTTTTTGAGCGCCCGCCTGCATTCTGGCGTCAGATCAGCATCCATCATCTGCTGACCCATACATCCGGGCTGGTTGATTATGAGGAACTGATTGAACCGGATGTCGCCACACAACTGTGTGACCGTGATGTTCTCGACCTGGTGCAACGTGTCGAACGCAGCTATGCGGCGCCAGGCGCCGCCTTTCGCTACAGTAACACCGGCTACTGCCTGCTCGCTCTGATCATTGAACGGGTCGCTGCCCAACCCTTTGCGGCGTTTCTGCAGGAGCAGGTATTCACACCGGCTGGCATGCACTTCTCCGCCGTCTATCAGGGAGAAGGAAGCGTCATTCCCCGGCGCGCCTGGGGCTATTCGCTGCATGACGGAGTCTTCGTGCGCACCGACCAGAATCAGACGAGCGCCACCCAGGGCGATGGCGGCGTCTACAGTTCGATCATCGATCTCGAACGCTGGGATGCGGCGCTTGCCAGCGACACGCTTCTTCCTGAAACATGGCGTACCGCCATGTTCACGCCCCATGTCGCCACGCCTTCCGGTGATCACTACGGCTACGGCTGGTTTCTGACGAACATCCGCAGTGAACGCGCCGCCTGTCATACCGGCGAGACGATTGGCTTTCGCACCGCCATGGTGCGCCTGCTCGACCGCCGCTGCACGGCGATCGTTCTGGCGAATCGCAGCGAGGCGGAACCGCTGCCCATCGCGTGGGCGCTGGTAGAGGCTGCTCAGTAA
- a CDS encoding Uma2 family endonuclease yields MAQTTPATDPGYLLERLVREQRIKLEITGGVPTWRLLPGVRHQKVIDRIRAMIVPVAGRAEACRCYHLADVSLIFPDGSYRRPDIAIFCIEPPNIDEAWECVPEAVIEIVSPGYTEQDLSINPPWYLSQGVKDVLIVEPRERWVRHFSHGRSPVTHPWHYTAELHCGCQVTI; encoded by the coding sequence ATGGCGCAGACAACTCCGGCGACTGATCCAGGTTACCTGCTTGAGAGACTGGTGCGTGAACAGCGGATTAAGCTGGAAATAACCGGCGGCGTACCAACCTGGCGTCTGCTTCCCGGTGTGCGGCATCAGAAGGTCATTGATCGCATTCGTGCGATGATCGTTCCGGTTGCCGGGCGGGCGGAAGCATGCAGATGTTATCATCTCGCGGACGTTTCGCTGATCTTCCCCGACGGGTCGTATCGCCGCCCCGATATTGCCATCTTCTGCATCGAACCGCCCAACATCGATGAAGCGTGGGAATGCGTGCCTGAAGCGGTGATCGAGATCGTCAGTCCTGGCTATACAGAACAAGATCTGAGCATCAATCCGCCCTGGTATCTGTCGCAAGGCGTTAAAGACGTCCTGATCGTCGAGCCGCGCGAGCGCTGGGTGCGCCACTTCAGTCACGGTCGCTCGCCTGTCACCCATCCGTGGCACTATACTGCTGAGTTGCACTGCGGTTGTCAGGTGACCATCTGA
- a CDS encoding class F sortase gives MPATLSRFLIATAICVWLAAPHGAFAQRGERCFAETGYCISGRIREFWEQNGGLRVFGYPITPLQSETIEGRSLQVQWFERARLELHPTNQRPYDVQLGRLGAELLARGDRGGTPVNVATSGECRLFPQTGISACGPILAAWRSAGLQLDSQPGVSEAESLALFGVPLTEARLETFADGKTYLVQWFERGRFEVHPDNPPPANVLLGLLGREYGPVARAPEATTAVRSAPARIVAREIGMDARIVPVGLDAQGMPVVPDHDVGWYNRSALPGQGENVVLWGHVLRFSYAPRIPAPFARLKDLRTGARLTVYDSNGTAFDYVVTRQVWVRPTEVEWMLPQGSERLTLISCIGDKVIVGREVIDMSHRLITIAEPAR, from the coding sequence ATGCCCGCAACACTTTCACGCTTCCTGATCGCCACAGCAATCTGCGTGTGGCTGGCGGCGCCGCATGGTGCGTTTGCACAGCGCGGCGAGCGTTGCTTCGCTGAGACGGGGTACTGCATCAGTGGTCGCATCCGCGAGTTCTGGGAACAGAACGGCGGGCTGCGCGTCTTCGGGTATCCGATCACACCGCTGCAAAGTGAAACCATTGAAGGGCGCTCGCTTCAGGTGCAGTGGTTCGAACGCGCCCGGCTCGAACTGCATCCGACGAATCAGCGACCCTACGATGTGCAGCTGGGGCGACTCGGCGCGGAACTGCTGGCGCGCGGCGATCGCGGCGGAACGCCGGTCAATGTCGCCACGTCGGGTGAGTGTCGCCTCTTCCCGCAGACCGGCATCAGCGCCTGTGGACCGATTCTGGCGGCATGGCGCTCCGCCGGTCTGCAACTCGACAGTCAACCTGGCGTGAGCGAGGCGGAGAGTCTGGCGCTCTTCGGCGTGCCGTTGACCGAAGCGCGCCTGGAGACGTTCGCCGATGGAAAGACCTACCTGGTGCAGTGGTTCGAACGTGGACGATTCGAGGTGCATCCCGACAATCCCCCGCCCGCAAACGTGCTACTTGGATTGCTCGGACGCGAGTATGGTCCGGTGGCGCGTGCGCCTGAAGCGACAACTGCGGTGCGATCAGCGCCAGCGCGCATCGTCGCCCGCGAGATCGGGATGGACGCCCGGATTGTCCCGGTTGGACTGGATGCGCAGGGGATGCCCGTTGTGCCGGATCACGATGTGGGCTGGTATAACCGCAGCGCCTTGCCTGGTCAGGGTGAGAATGTGGTGCTGTGGGGACACGTGCTGCGTTTCAGCTACGCGCCGCGCATCCCCGCTCCCTTCGCCCGGCTGAAAGACCTGCGCACCGGCGCACGCCTGACGGTGTACGACTCGAACGGAACCGCCTTCGATTATGTGGTAACGCGCCAGGTCTGGGTGCGCCCGACGGAAGTGGAATGGATGCTGCCGCAGGGGAGCGAACGCCTCACCCTCATTTCGTGCATTGGTGATAAAGTAATCGTTGGGCGCGAAGTGATCGATATGAGTCATCGCCTGATCACGATTGCGGAACCGGCGCGCTGA
- a CDS encoding type II toxin-antitoxin system Phd/YefM family antitoxin produces the protein MATKTISSTIAQNNFGRILDDVIQNDSRYVIKRRGSSQVILLSLSDFERLLAADDHERSAVGRLLREIAPVYRLGETVDEQGNTHEHRPA, from the coding sequence ATGGCGACAAAAACCATCTCTTCCACTATTGCCCAGAATAACTTCGGTCGCATTCTTGATGACGTGATACAAAACGACTCGCGCTACGTGATCAAACGTCGAGGTTCGTCACAGGTCATACTCCTGAGTTTATCGGATTTTGAACGATTACTCGCCGCTGATGATCACGAACGATCAGCAGTAGGGCGTCTGCTTCGAGAAATCGCTCCAGTCTACCGGCTCGGCGAAACTGTTGATGAACAGGGGAATACCCATGAACATCGACCTGCTTAA
- a CDS encoding DNA-methyltransferase — translation MNIDLLKQRYALDYESHSFQTSLVIHADCFEWMSRIPTESIHAIVTDPPYGVKEYDSEQLEKRSNGHGGIWRIPPSFDGHVRSPLPRFTALNSKERERIEQYFYEWAKLAMQILRPGAHLFLASNVFLSQIVFASIVRAGLEFRGQVIRLVRTLRGGDRPKNAEDEFPGVCSMPRGCYEPWGIFRKPVPKGMTIGECLRTFQTGGLRRKPDGNPFEDVIESERTPQKERYIADHPSLKPQSFLRQIVYASLPLGEGIVLDPFMGSGSTVAAAEAVGYSALGVEQYREYFLMSLQSIPALSSLDSEGTQLLLQLA, via the coding sequence ATGAACATCGACCTGCTTAAGCAACGCTATGCTCTTGACTATGAGTCTCATTCTTTCCAAACGTCGCTCGTGATCCACGCCGATTGTTTCGAATGGATGAGCCGGATTCCGACTGAGAGCATCCATGCGATTGTTACAGACCCGCCATATGGCGTGAAAGAATATGACTCTGAGCAACTGGAGAAGCGTTCAAACGGTCATGGAGGAATCTGGCGCATTCCTCCGTCTTTCGATGGTCATGTGCGCTCCCCTCTGCCGAGGTTTACTGCGCTCAATTCAAAGGAAAGAGAGCGAATCGAGCAGTATTTCTATGAATGGGCAAAACTCGCCATGCAGATTTTACGACCAGGCGCTCATCTCTTTCTTGCATCAAACGTTTTCCTTTCACAAATCGTCTTTGCATCCATTGTACGAGCCGGTCTGGAGTTTCGCGGGCAGGTCATCCGACTTGTACGCACGCTTCGGGGTGGTGACAGACCAAAAAATGCGGAAGATGAATTTCCAGGTGTTTGTTCCATGCCACGCGGTTGCTATGAACCGTGGGGCATCTTCCGCAAACCTGTCCCAAAAGGAATGACCATCGGCGAGTGTTTGCGCACATTCCAGACCGGCGGCTTACGAAGGAAACCCGATGGGAATCCTTTTGAGGATGTGATTGAGAGTGAACGTACCCCGCAAAAAGAACGGTACATCGCAGATCATCCGAGTCTCAAACCACAATCGTTTCTTCGCCAGATAGTGTATGCTTCGCTCCCCCTCGGTGAAGGGATCGTGCTCGATCCATTCATGGGTTCTGGTTCCACCGTCGCTGCGGCTGAAGCAGTGGGATATTCCGCTCTCGGTGTCGAACAGTACAGGGAGTATTTCTTGATGAGCCTGCAATCTATTCCTGCTCTTTCCTCGCTGGATAGTGAAGGGACACAGTTACTGCTCCAGTTAGCATGA
- a CDS encoding diphosphomevalonate/mevalonate 3,5-bisphosphate decarboxylase family protein: MATTVPVSYVDLIEPMASADAELRAALRAHGLRWEAYPDLTGAARVRGVAAALAYPMQGVLKYHGLSDWKYRIAFLPSISLCNDAGHTLTLVEFDPDLPDDSATINGQPARGRELERVQQSLDAIRAVSGATVHARVTSRNVTRGTRFGKGLGSSASASAALALAAIAALYGEEAASNRRLVSCMARLLAGSGCRSAAGGCSIWLSYPGIAHEESFAVRLDDAGQLDDVRLITVPIDSRIGLKTEQAHMDAPASALFRCWMLNRRDEALACIAAARAGDWRTLGQWAELDSMRLHGITMSGSLENKLIGWEPENIALFRMCNDLRSGGVPVYCSTDTGPTAVFITHRDYEEAVVAAIEATGLGLETIRGRIAGPARLVDVAWAQGALGVEG; the protein is encoded by the coding sequence TTGGCAACGACCGTCCCCGTTTCATATGTCGATCTGATCGAGCCGATGGCTTCCGCCGATGCCGAACTCCGTGCAGCGCTGCGCGCTCATGGGCTGAGGTGGGAAGCCTACCCGGATCTGACAGGGGCTGCGCGCGTGCGTGGCGTGGCAGCCGCGCTCGCCTACCCGATGCAGGGGGTCTTGAAATACCACGGACTGAGCGACTGGAAGTATCGCATCGCCTTCCTGCCGAGCATCTCGCTCTGCAACGACGCAGGGCATACCCTGACGCTGGTTGAGTTCGATCCCGATCTGCCGGACGACAGCGCAACCATCAATGGTCAACCGGCGCGTGGGCGTGAACTCGAACGGGTGCAGCAGAGTCTCGACGCGATCCGCGCCGTATCCGGCGCGACCGTGCACGCCCGTGTGACGTCACGCAATGTCACCCGCGGAACACGCTTCGGAAAAGGGCTTGGGTCGAGCGCGTCGGCGTCAGCGGCGCTGGCGCTGGCAGCAATCGCCGCCCTGTACGGCGAGGAGGCGGCATCCAACCGTCGCCTGGTCAGTTGCATGGCGCGACTGCTGGCGGGTTCCGGCTGTCGCAGTGCAGCTGGCGGATGTTCCATCTGGCTGTCGTACCCTGGCATCGCGCACGAAGAGAGTTTTGCCGTGCGCCTCGATGATGCCGGGCAACTCGATGATGTGCGCCTGATCACTGTACCGATCGATTCGCGCATCGGACTGAAGACCGAACAGGCGCATATGGACGCGCCTGCGAGCGCGCTGTTCCGCTGCTGGATGCTCAACCGTCGTGACGAGGCGCTGGCGTGCATCGCGGCGGCGCGTGCAGGCGACTGGCGCACCCTTGGGCAATGGGCGGAACTGGACAGCATGCGACTGCACGGCATCACCATGTCGGGGAGTCTGGAGAACAAACTGATTGGCTGGGAACCGGAGAATATTGCACTGTTTCGCATGTGCAACGATCTGCGCAGCGGTGGCGTCCCCGTCTACTGCTCGACCGACACCGGTCCGACAGCGGTGTTCATCACTCACCGCGACTATGAGGAGGCGGTCGTCGCAGCCATCGAGGCGACCGGTCTTGGACTGGAAACGATCCGTGGACGGATCGCCGGTCCGGCGCGCCTGGTCGATGTCGCCTGGGCGCAGGGAGCGTTGGGGGTTGAAGGGTGA
- the gnd gene encoding phosphogluconate dehydrogenase (NAD(+)-dependent, decarboxylating) produces the protein MDIGITGLGRMGANMARRWLRGGHRVVVHNRSRGPIDELAAVGAVPAYTLEELIAALAPPRAVWVMLPAGDVTERAIAALADLMTPGDTIVDAGNTMYKDDLRRADELKQRGIHYVDQGTSGGIWGLELGYCLMVGGDADVVARLEPAFRTLAPEDGYLHCGPVGSGHFVKMVHNGVEYGMMQAYAEGFEILRSKTGFDLDLHKIAAVWNHGSVVRSWLLELAEDAFRQDPHLESIQGYVEDSGEGRWTIQTAIELDVPAPVITLSLFERFHSRRPESFAAKVLAALRKGFGGHPVKPA, from the coding sequence ATGGACATCGGTATCACCGGTCTTGGACGTATGGGCGCGAATATGGCGCGCCGCTGGCTGCGCGGCGGTCACCGCGTCGTCGTTCACAATCGCAGTCGCGGACCGATCGACGAACTTGCCGCCGTCGGCGCTGTTCCTGCGTATACCCTCGAAGAACTGATCGCTGCGCTGGCGCCGCCGCGCGCGGTGTGGGTGATGCTGCCGGCCGGCGACGTGACCGAACGCGCGATTGCTGCACTTGCAGACCTTATGACGCCGGGCGACACGATTGTTGACGCTGGCAACACGATGTACAAGGATGATCTGCGTCGCGCGGATGAGCTCAAACAGCGCGGCATTCACTATGTCGATCAGGGAACGTCCGGCGGCATCTGGGGGCTGGAACTCGGTTACTGCCTGATGGTCGGCGGCGATGCAGACGTGGTTGCGCGGCTTGAACCGGCATTCCGCACACTTGCACCGGAAGATGGTTATCTCCACTGCGGACCGGTCGGCAGCGGTCATTTTGTGAAAATGGTGCACAACGGCGTCGAGTACGGCATGATGCAGGCATATGCCGAAGGGTTCGAGATCTTGCGCTCCAAAACCGGGTTCGATCTCGATCTCCACAAGATTGCCGCTGTCTGGAACCATGGCAGCGTGGTGCGGTCGTGGTTATTGGAGTTGGCGGAAGATGCCTTTCGGCAGGACCCGCATCTTGAGAGCATCCAGGGGTATGTGGAAGACAGCGGCGAAGGGCGCTGGACGATCCAGACCGCTATCGAACTCGATGTTCCTGCACCGGTGATCACCCTGTCGCTCTTTGAGCGGTTTCACTCGCGCCGACCGGAATCATTTGCGGCAAAGGTGCTTGCCGCGTTACGCAAAGGGTTTGGCGGGCATCCCGTCAAACCGGCGTGA
- a CDS encoding 30S ribosomal protein S1, translating to MSAVPDNAVQETEDFDWTQMLDDYDYARPQRGEVREGVVMKIEESGILVSIGTKREGIIPIADVRATGDEVLSNLKVGDRIQVYVQDPENRQGDLVLSLTMVQVARDWEEAARLSAEGGIVQGQVIGYNKGGLLVQFNRIRGFVPASQVAQLHGRTAAEERQQALQRMVGQTIPLKVIEVDRDRNRLVLSERSATQEWRKAQKQRLLTELQPGDILTGRVNQLTNFGAFIDLGGADGLAHISELSWQRVNHPREVLSPGQEVRVMVVEIDAERERIGLSLRRLQPNPWDTIDQRYSLGQLVSGPVTNVAPFGAFVQIEEAVEGLIHASELDADPQAQPRDLLQPGQIITARIISLDKQRQRMGLSLRHNGADESGATETPETPAPVEETSVEN from the coding sequence ATGAGCGCAGTACCCGACAATGCCGTCCAGGAAACAGAAGATTTCGATTGGACGCAGATGCTCGACGACTACGATTACGCGCGTCCGCAGCGCGGCGAGGTGCGCGAAGGGGTCGTCATGAAGATCGAAGAAAGCGGTATTCTGGTTTCAATTGGCACCAAACGCGAAGGCATCATCCCAATCGCCGATGTGCGCGCTACCGGTGATGAGGTGCTGAGCAATCTGAAAGTGGGCGACCGGATCCAGGTGTATGTGCAGGACCCGGAAAATCGCCAGGGCGACCTGGTGCTGTCGCTGACGATGGTACAGGTCGCGCGCGATTGGGAAGAAGCAGCCCGCCTGAGCGCCGAGGGCGGCATTGTGCAGGGCCAGGTAATTGGCTACAACAAGGGTGGCTTGCTGGTGCAGTTCAATCGCATTCGCGGGTTCGTGCCGGCTTCGCAGGTGGCGCAACTCCACGGGCGTACTGCCGCTGAGGAGCGGCAGCAGGCGTTGCAGCGCATGGTCGGGCAAACGATCCCGCTCAAGGTGATCGAAGTCGACCGTGACCGTAACCGACTGGTGCTTTCAGAACGCAGCGCAACCCAGGAGTGGCGCAAGGCGCAGAAGCAGCGTTTGCTGACCGAACTTCAGCCTGGCGATATTCTGACCGGTCGCGTCAATCAATTGACGAACTTCGGCGCGTTTATCGACCTGGGGGGCGCCGATGGTCTGGCGCATATTTCTGAACTCTCCTGGCAGCGCGTCAACCATCCGCGCGAGGTGCTGTCGCCAGGTCAGGAAGTGCGGGTGATGGTCGTGGAGATCGATGCAGAACGCGAGCGGATCGGTCTCAGCCTGCGCCGCCTCCAGCCCAATCCCTGGGATACGATTGACCAGCGCTATTCGCTCGGTCAACTGGTCAGCGGTCCGGTGACGAATGTTGCACCGTTTGGCGCATTTGTGCAGATTGAAGAGGCGGTCGAGGGATTGATCCACGCGAGCGAGCTCGACGCCGATCCACAGGCGCAACCCCGCGATCTGTTGCAGCCGGGTCAGATCATTACGGCGCGCATTATCAGCCTCGACAAGCAGCGCCAGCGCATGGGGCTGAGCCTGCGTCACAACGGCGCCGATGAGTCGGGGGCAACCGAAACGCCCGAAACGCCTGCGCCGGTCGAGGAAACCAGCGTCGAGAACTGA
- a CDS encoding metalloenzyme, translated as MSILFLFVDGVGLAPEGPDNPLSDAPTPAIRSLLNGAFTIERVGASSGVLLRPVDATMGVAGLPQSGTGQTALLTGVNVAAIHGRHQPHVPPVALRPLLMEHSIFRRLTEGGRRVAFANAFGVRYWEALAARRLRRSASVIAAEGAGVRFRNDTDLRAGSALTWDITGETIRASGGDAPIISARAAGARLARLAAHYDLVFFETFITDLAGHGRLAHMASSDQPPPAVAEQIHMAMERVDGLIAGVLDTMRSGDTLLLTSDHGNIESLTAKTHTCNPTPLLVIGRDTSRFEHLISIVQVADAVVAAAQESLA; from the coding sequence GTGAGCATTCTGTTTCTGTTTGTTGACGGAGTAGGTCTGGCGCCGGAAGGCCCGGATAATCCACTTTCGGATGCGCCGACTCCTGCCATTCGTTCACTGCTCAACGGTGCATTCACCATCGAGCGTGTTGGCGCTTCGTCCGGTGTACTGCTGCGCCCAGTCGATGCGACGATGGGCGTCGCGGGGTTGCCGCAGAGCGGCACCGGGCAGACGGCGTTGCTGACCGGCGTGAATGTGGCAGCGATCCACGGTCGTCATCAACCACATGTTCCGCCTGTAGCGCTGCGACCACTGCTGATGGAACACAGCATCTTTCGTCGTCTCACCGAGGGTGGCAGGCGGGTTGCGTTCGCCAACGCATTTGGTGTGCGTTACTGGGAGGCGCTGGCAGCGCGACGCCTGCGACGCTCTGCCAGTGTGATCGCGGCGGAAGGCGCAGGCGTGCGTTTTCGCAACGACACCGACCTGCGCGCCGGCAGCGCGCTGACATGGGATATTACCGGCGAAACGATCCGCGCCAGCGGCGGTGATGCGCCGATTATCTCTGCACGCGCTGCCGGCGCGCGTCTGGCGCGTCTTGCTGCACACTACGATCTCGTGTTCTTCGAGACGTTCATTACCGACCTTGCGGGTCACGGGCGATTGGCGCACATGGCTTCTTCCGATCAACCTCCACCTGCAGTGGCGGAACAGATCCATATGGCGATGGAGCGGGTGGATGGATTGATCGCCGGAGTACTCGACACGATGCGTTCGGGTGATACGCTGCTCCTTACCAGCGATCATGGAAATATCGAAAGTCTGACGGCGAAAACGCATACGTGCAACCCAACGCCATTGCTGGTGATTGGGCGCGATACCTCACGTTTTGAACACCTTATCAGTATTGTTCAGGTTGCCGACGCCGTTGTTGCTGCGGCGCAGGAGTCTCTCGCGTGA
- a CDS encoding NAD(+)/NADH kinase: MKPIKRVAIIFNPYSEESLRLSDEIAGWLTAHSIQVWRGVSHEGRAQHAVDHTDLVLALGGDGTVLRAARLAIPSGVPVLPVALGRLNFMAELEPSTLYQGLEDMLAGRFWLDSRTLVEATVQRADGITVAPILALNEIIVARGDINRTVLVDVEIYDARLTTYHADGVIVASATGSTAYALAAGGPIIDPRSTALVLVPVAAHLTNVPSLVLHEDAVVTLTLQSRHPAGFSADGHDHIALHEGDRVIVQRSQRCCTFARVYPQSTFYARMMQRLRRE; the protein is encoded by the coding sequence GTGAAACCTATTAAACGGGTGGCGATCATCTTCAATCCGTATTCGGAAGAATCGCTGCGTCTTTCCGATGAGATTGCTGGCTGGCTCACCGCGCATTCGATCCAGGTGTGGCGGGGCGTGTCGCACGAGGGGCGCGCACAGCACGCTGTGGATCATACCGATCTGGTGCTGGCGCTTGGAGGCGATGGCACCGTGCTGCGCGCTGCGCGTCTCGCCATTCCCAGCGGAGTGCCGGTGCTGCCGGTGGCGCTGGGGCGCCTCAACTTTATGGCGGAACTGGAACCTTCCACCCTCTATCAAGGGCTTGAAGATATGCTGGCGGGGCGTTTCTGGCTCGATTCGCGCACCCTGGTGGAGGCGACCGTTCAGCGCGCCGATGGTATCACCGTCGCGCCGATCCTCGCACTGAACGAGATTATTGTGGCGCGCGGCGACATTAATCGCACAGTGCTCGTCGATGTTGAGATCTACGATGCGCGCCTGACAACATACCACGCCGATGGGGTCATCGTTGCCAGTGCGACTGGATCGACCGCGTATGCGCTGGCGGCTGGCGGTCCGATCATCGATCCGCGCTCAACCGCCCTCGTGCTTGTGCCGGTCGCCGCTCACCTGACGAATGTTCCTTCGCTGGTGCTCCACGAGGATGCGGTTGTGACCCTGACGTTGCAGAGTCGTCACCCGGCGGGCTTCTCCGCCGATGGGCACGATCATATTGCCCTGCACGAGGGGGATCGGGTGATTGTTCAACGTTCGCAGCGTTGTTGCACCTTTGCGCGCGTTTATCCGCAGAGCACCTTCTATGCGCGTATGATGCAGCGCCTGCGGCGGGAATAG